Proteins encoded in a region of the Elusimicrobiota bacterium genome:
- the hisD gene encoding Histidinol dehydrogenase, with amino-acid sequence MKKENIESLVKKVISDVRKNGDDTLVRLLIKYDKVRLKPKRLKVSADRIKRSLGAVSVDMRRSLDICARRIQDFHYQEKKHLPESWTYVKEGVRLGQIYSPIESVGIYVPGGRFSYPSTVLMTAIPARLAGVKRIVMVTPPARLTDEILAAASIAGVTEIYQIGGPGAVAALALGTKTVPAVDLIVGPGNAYVTEAKRQLFGTVGIDLLAGPSELVVLADEYADAEFIAADMSAQAEHDPESRSILISLSNDLLKKVKALIPVELTNQCDLFYEPNIRKAAQKADLLAGEHVQLMLRRPQEVLDTLKNGGTFFLDNYSPAVMGDYWAGPSHVLPTGRSARFASGLSVMTFLRRSSFVDISKTAFNKGAFAALRLAEAEGLTQHAEALRVRMKEGEQ; translated from the coding sequence ATGAAAAAAGAAAATATTGAATCCCTTGTTAAAAAAGTGATCAGCGACGTTCGCAAAAACGGCGACGATACGTTGGTGCGGTTGTTGATTAAATACGACAAGGTCCGCTTAAAACCGAAACGGCTCAAAGTATCCGCTGATCGAATCAAGCGGTCTCTCGGAGCCGTTTCAGTGGATATGCGCCGTTCTTTGGATATTTGCGCGCGAAGGATTCAGGATTTTCATTATCAGGAGAAAAAACATCTTCCTGAGTCGTGGACCTACGTGAAAGAGGGAGTTCGATTGGGGCAGATCTATTCTCCTATTGAGTCGGTGGGAATCTATGTTCCAGGGGGGCGGTTTTCCTATCCCTCAACAGTTCTCATGACCGCCATTCCGGCGCGGTTGGCGGGGGTGAAAAGAATTGTGATGGTGACTCCGCCGGCGCGCTTGACCGATGAAATTTTAGCGGCGGCGTCGATTGCTGGCGTGACAGAGATCTATCAAATAGGTGGCCCTGGTGCCGTGGCGGCTTTGGCGCTTGGGACCAAAACGGTTCCGGCGGTGGACCTCATTGTGGGGCCGGGAAATGCCTATGTCACCGAAGCCAAACGACAATTGTTTGGGACGGTGGGGATCGATTTATTGGCAGGTCCAAGCGAACTGGTGGTGTTGGCCGATGAATATGCGGATGCCGAATTTATCGCGGCCGATATGTCTGCTCAAGCGGAACATGACCCGGAGTCGCGCAGTATTCTTATTTCTCTTTCTAATGATCTTTTGAAAAAAGTGAAGGCTCTCATTCCTGTTGAACTAACGAACCAATGTGACCTTTTTTATGAGCCCAATATTCGTAAAGCGGCTCAAAAAGCGGATCTCTTGGCCGGAGAACATGTCCAGTTGATGTTGCGACGTCCTCAAGAAGTCTTGGACACGCTTAAAAATGGCGGTACGTTTTTCTTGGACAATTATTCTCCGGCTGTGATGGGGGATTATTGGGCTGGCCCCAGCCATGTCTTGCCGACAGGGCGATCCGCTCGGTTCGCTTCAGGGTTGTCCGTGATGACATTTTTAAGAAGGTCCAGCTTTGTGGATATTTCAAAAACAGCGTTCAATAAGGGGGCCTTCGCGGCCTTGCGTTTGGCAGAAGCGGAGGGCCTCACCCAACATGCCGAAGCTTTAAGAGTCCGAATGAAAGAGGGAGAACAATGA
- the hisB_2 gene encoding Histidine biosynthesis bifunctional protein HisB yields MASKHRVTKETDVELSVNLDGQGKYNVSTTLPFLDHMLELFSKHSLIDLKVRAKGDTHIDAHHLVEDIGITLGSAIDEALGDKKGIQRYGFFLLPMDEALSYVTLDLSGRPWVEYETPCFKLDWKTFDLDLLEDFFRALGTVARMNLHIKLLRGRNNHHMAESIFKAFGKALSMAIAKDQRYKGMPSTKGVL; encoded by the coding sequence ATGGCCTCCAAACATCGTGTCACCAAGGAGACGGATGTCGAGCTGTCCGTGAATCTTGATGGGCAAGGGAAATACAACGTCTCAACCACACTTCCTTTTTTGGATCATATGCTTGAACTTTTTTCGAAACACAGTTTGATCGATTTAAAAGTCAGAGCCAAGGGGGATACCCACATTGACGCGCATCATTTGGTGGAAGATATCGGGATCACATTGGGCAGCGCAATAGACGAGGCCTTGGGGGACAAAAAAGGAATTCAACGGTATGGTTTCTTTTTGTTGCCCATGGATGAAGCTTTGTCCTATGTGACGTTAGATTTATCGGGGAGGCCATGGGTGGAATATGAAACGCCTTGTTTTAAACTCGATTGGAAAACCTTCGACCTGGATTTGTTGGAGGATTTCTTTCGGGCCCTTGGCACCGTGGCTCGAATGAATTTGCATATCAAGTTGCTTCGAGGCCGAAACAATCATCACATGGCCGAATCGATTTTTAAGGCCTTTGGGAAAGCTCTGTCTATGGCGATTGCTAAAGATCAGCGTTACAAAGGCATGCCCTCCACCAAAGGAGTTCTCTGA